TCCGCGGCAAGGTCGTCCTCGTGGACTTCTGGACCTATTCCTGCATCAACTGCATTCGCACCATCCCCTATGTTCGCGCCTGGGCTGAAAAATACAGGGATCAAGGCCTCGTCGTGATCGGCGTGCACGCGCCGGAATTCGCCTTCGAGAAGAACATCGACAATGTCAGACAGGCAATCGGCGATTTCCAGATTGGTTACCCGATCGCGATCGACAACGACTACAAGATCTGGCGCGCCTTCGAAAACAACTACTGGCCGGCACAATACCTGATCGATGCGAGCGGCCGGATCCGTTACCATCACTTCGGCGAAGGCAATGACCGCCAAACGGAGGAGGCGATCCAGGACCTGCTTCGCGATGCCGGCAAGGAGACGATGGCGACAGCGCCTGTGACGCCGGATGCTCAGGGTGCCGAGGCGAGCGCCGACATCACGAACATCCGCTCCGGCGAAAGCTATGTCGGCTACGATCGCGCCGCCGGCTTCGTCTCTCCGGAAGGGCTGAGCGCGGATGCCGCCAGGGTCTATTCCGTCGACAGACCCGGCCTGAACGAATGGGGCCTTTCAGGGAGATGGACGATCGGTGCAGAGCGCGCCGTGCTCGACGAGCCGGATGGCAGCATCGTCTATCGCTTCAGCGCCCGCGACCTCAATCTGGTGCTCGGGCCCGGAGCCGCCGACAAACCGGTTCGCTTCCAGGTAACGATCGACGGCAGGGCGCCAGGATCCAATCATGGCGCGGATACCGATCCGGCTGGCCACGGCACGATAACCTCTACCAGGCTTTACCAACTCGTCCGCCAGTCGGGCGCTGTCGAGGAACGGACGTTCGAGATCCGATTCCTCAACTCCGGCGCCGAAGCCTACGCCTTCACCTTCGGCTAAGCGCTGACCTCTCACCAAGACCACCAACCGCAACAGGAGTAAGACGCATGAACCGACATTCCCTATCAATTCTGGCGCTCGCTTTTGCCAGCAGCATCATCGCTTTTGCGGCCGAGGCCGCAGAGGTCAAGAACATCGTCATCGTCCATGGTGCACTTGCCGATGGATCGGGCTGGCGCAAGGCATCCGACATCCTCGTCCGGCGCGGTTTCAAGGTGACGGTCGTGCAGGAGCCGATCACGTCGCTCGCCGACGATATCGCCGCCACGAACCGGGTGCTCGATCTGCAGGACGGCCCGACGCTTCTCGTTGGGCACAGCTATGGCGGAATGGTGATCAGCGAAGCTGGCCACAACCCCGTTGTCACCGGCCTCGTTTATGTCGCGGCTTTCGAGCCAGACAAGGGCGAAAGCCTGCTGGGCCTTGCGAGTTCGAAGCCTGCCGGCGGCATGAATATCCGCGAGACGAAGGACGGGAAATATCTCTACATCGATCCCGCAGCCTTCGCGAAAGACTTCGCCGCCGACCTGCCGAAAGACGAGGCGAACTTCATGGCAAGGTCGCAGGTTTTTGCAGCCAAGGAGGCTTTCTCGGCACGAGCCGGAGATCCGGCCTGGAATACCAAGCCAAGCTGGTCCATCGTCGCAACCGAGGACAGGTCTATCAATCCGGAGCTGGAGCGTGACATGGCGAAGCGTGCCGGCAGCAAGGTGACTGAGATCAAAGCCAGTCATGCCGTCTTCGCCTCACAGCCTGAAAAGGTTGCCGATTTTATCGAAAGGGCGGCAAACACTCTCTAGCGCTAAGTCAACGTGACGATCCGATAGAATCGGATCGTCACTGAGCACTTGGCAGCACTACAAGTAAGTGAACTTTGGAATCTGCTAATAGAAGCTCCTGGAGGGATAAGGTCTCTAAAGCCTTCGGGGATGTTGGAGCTACCCGCATGATCGGACGGGAGCCCTGAGCGGAATGCTCAAGTTGGCGCACTGGAGGGATGTCCGCCTTTAGGTTCCTGATCTGATGAGCTCAACGGCCAAAATGGAGGCGCAAAGCGGCAATCCGCGGCAACGTCAACTTCAGTTTGGAAGCGGAAATTATTTCCGTCCCGCGCCCCATATTGACTGATGCCCAAAGCCAGGGCACAAAGGTGGCATCCACGGTCGCTCGCGGCGGGAAAACAGAGGAAATTTCAAGGATCTTTCGGTAAGCCTTTGAAATCATGTGAGAATCCAGGTCTCCCAAGCAAGTCATTTTTGACTGATTTTTCGATCCAGATTAGCGATTATCTCCCTCGCGGGAAAGTGGCGTCTTCACAATAAGTTAAGCGATCTCGGCCGCAATTTTTTGGCCATCCGTCGCGTTCGAAGGCGGCTAGCAAAAATTGGCTGGGGACCCGTAAGTTGTTCAAACGCCGATGCTGTGACATGCGAGGTCCGCCGTGATGAACTTCAATCCCTCCGTTCGTGGCCAAACGGAACCTGGTCAGGGTTAAGACATCTTGATTGTTCGTTGGCGACGGCCCGCCAGGTCACTGTCCCGACGATGCCTCTGTCAGTCGGCCAGAGCGCGGCGCATCTCATCCGGGCATGCCCTACGGCACTTCATTTCGGCCATAGGCGGCCGCACCCAGACGAGCCTTTTCCCGCCTCCGTTTCGAAAGCGCTAGAAGTTCGTGTGTGCGATGCCACTCCCGCGCAGCAGCCTGTGTGATCTGGTTGGTGGGCTTGTGCCTCTCGCAGGCTTCGACCAATACGCTCTCCGCCAGCTAGGCCGCACTTTTATAAACGTATTCACTCCGCTCGTTGATTACAGACATGTAGCCTGATACTCCGTTGCCGTCTGCCTCTCAAAGCATGTGGGAAGACCGGGACCAGCGCAAATGCAGAGCGGATACCACGCCTCCCGGAACAAGGTTTTGAGGTCGAATCCCAGCATATCTTTACATGCGACCGTGCCGAACGCGCGTTAAGGCCTTCTCTGGCACACACATTTTGAACAAACACGGAATTTTTTGGGTGGATTCAGCCTTTCGAGAACAGCACGGAGAAAATGAATCGAGGGGAAAACTACGGAGTCAATGCGGTCACCGTGTTAACGAATCTCTCATACTTTCGCGGCACGGCAAGTAATGAGGGGAAACATGAATTCAGCATCGAAGCTTCAGTATGGCAATCGCTTTGGCGAAGACGTGAAGAAGATCGCTTTCTCCGTGGCATCGGCCTCCACAGAGGCTCAGGTGGCCAGCGCACGCTACACGCGATGGTTCCATGGCGATCCCGGCGAACCGGAACCTATGGCGACCTCTGCCAAAAAGTTCCGCCAGATCACCGGAGATATGGCCGTGGCCGAAGTCATCGCGGCGACGAAAGAAAATCTTTCTATTCTCGGTGACGACGCCAGCGATCTGTTCACGTCGAAGCTTCCAGCCGGGCATCGAATGCGAAAAGCTATCCGCTCCTCCATTCTACCGCATGTCCCCTATCTCGGCACATGCAAGTTCGGAGAAATCGTAACCGGCCGTAATCAAGACCATTTCGCGGTCACTCAGATATTCATCGCCAACTTTGATGGCGACCTCAACACGGATGTCGCAGGTGCGAACTTCTGTAAGCCACGCAGCCGCGATTTCGACCAAATGTTTTTCGGCCTTCACCTGATCATGGATCGAGACGGGAACGCGCTGGGTTTCGACAAGCGCCTCGGAGACAACGGCGTGGCCTTCAAAACAAAGGACATCACGACCGCGCTTTACAATGTTGCAGCGGCAAGCACTGGCCTCTCCATGGAAGCCCTGAAGGCGCGGGCTGCCGCCATTCAGAAAGCGACCAAGTAAATCTCAGCCGCTGCCTTTTTCCCTACGCTCAATCTGGGTGGCGACTAGCTTCGCCACCAGATGCACAAGGTTCTTCGCCTCGAAGCGACTTTTCAACCTGTCAATCCGATGTTCGATGGTCCTCGGCGACAGATGCAGAAACTCAGCGATTTCCTTCGTGCTCTGTCCCTCAATAAGAAGTTGTATGATGTTATCATCGGTAAGGTCGGTCTTAGCCTCTCGCATCGGCGAGATGAAGAAGCGCCCTTCTATCAGACTCATGCACCAGCCCGGCTTTCCATCGCATTTCTGGGGCAGGATGAGGCGCTCGTAGCCAATCCGAACTCCGAGAAGCTTTGTCCTCACCAACTCTAGGGCGGGACGCTTCACTTCCAGAGCCCGCGAATAGGGTGCTATGATCGCATCGTCGATGAAACTGCGGTTTAGATCGCGCAGCGCCGCATCAGGAAACTGCTGTTTCATCTGGTTGAGTAGATGGCTTCTGAAGCCAAAATCTTTCACTCTACGAAACCGCCAGTCATAAGGGTCATCGGCTTCCGTTGCGACCACGGAAAGCGCCATCTTGATCGTCAGGCTGTTTAGGATGGTAGCGTATAGGTCTTGTGGGTTCGTGGCCTCGTCTGACAGCAACCAGGCATCGATAAGGGTCTCGGAGAGCGCGTTAAATGAGGTCATAGTTACATGCGTACACTAAACATTTCCATTTCGATTCAGGATGGGTGTATCGGCGAGATACCTTAACAAGCAGTTGCGGCGCCACATCGAAAGCATGCTTTAGGTTGGTAGTGCTTGGGACTTGGAAGCCTGCCGGAAACAGTCGTTACGGCCCGATTCCAAGTTTTTTTGGATGGACATGGAGTCAGGATGCTACACGGTCATCGCCCGAAATCATGTAGTAATTGAACGCACTTTGAATGGTACTGGTGCGTCGCAGTGAATAGCCACAGGGCCTGTAGCGGCCTGGTCAGCTAAATTTTACGCAGGAGGCCTTCAAGGTTATTGATAATTCAGGGTAGCTTTCAAAGTGATGCGTTGCGCCAAATTGCCGAGCGAGGCTATCCGGAAGTGAAGGTCTCGTAGCGGCTGAAGCCAGTGCATCAGCGATGCAGAACCTTGTCTTCAACGAGAAGACAAACCGCATTGAAGATTACCTAGCAGTCGAGTGTCGGGCGCATAAAATCCCCCCGGCGACCCCACGCGTGCGGCTGAATTCATTTTCAAGCCAACTCATTGAGAAAGGGCGGCATTCACGAAACGGGCTACCTCACGGGAAAGTTCTTCATCTTTCGGTGCGTCCCCAAAGCCGCCATGAGGCATGGCTTCGAACACATGCAGTTCAGCCACGGCTCCAACCTGACGCAGGGCCCTATGCAAGCGTACCGCATTCGAAAGCAAGAGATCGCGTGTGCCACTCTGAATGAATGTCGGTGGGAATTCATTGGTGAACCGTCCGAAGAGAGGCGAGATATAAGGATGGGCCAGATCGGCGCCGTTGGCATAGAGTAGGTTCGCTGGCATCAAAGAGGTTGGAAGGTTTACGTCGATCATCTTGTTGGTCTGGAAGCTATCCCCTGACTCCGTCAGGTCGATTTCAGGCGAAAGCAACACAACCGCGCGGGACAAATCCAGCCCTTCATCCTGAGCGCGCACGACGGTCGCCAATGCCAGATTGCCACCTGCAGAGCGTCCACCGATGACAATGCGTTCGGCGCCGTATGTGTCCACAGCATGCTTGTACACGCACATGCAGTCGTCAAGCGCAGCCGGAAACGGGAATTCAGGTGGCATCCGATAGTCCACGCCGTAGCATTGAATGCTAAAGCGAGATGCAGCTATCCGAGCCCCTTCGCGGCTTGCTTCACCGCCACCAAAGACAAGCGCCCCTCCATGAAGATCGATATATACACAATCCGCGCGATCGAGCTCGATAGGCTTTGCAAAATGAACGTCGGCAGAGCCAATTCGCTTCCTACTTAACTGTACGTCTCGAGATGATTCCAACACTGATACCGTGGCGGCGTAAGTTGAATCTACGGCTGACTTAAGCTTCTGCCATGCTTCATGATCCTCCGCCGGAGGCATTGGGTACAGTGCGTTGATGGGTAACCCGTCGTTTCGGACGGCGTTATGAAGCCATTGTTGCGCCTCTCTACTGATCGAGTTTGGCACTGGCACGCGACGTTGATCTACGCTCACAGCATTGAGTTTGAGGTCATCCCGCCAGTTCCTCAAGACTCTCTCCAGTCAGCTTAACTCGCCTCCCAGATTCTGCCAGCAAGGCTGGGCGGAACTTAGGCCGCCTGAACGATTGGCAATATTCATTAGATTGCTACCGCCCGGGTGCAAGAGTTGGATCCTGTTTTGAGCGGCTATATGTCACGTACCTTCGCCGTAGAAGATCACCGCAAAGACAAAGGCTTCCATCCAATCGTAAGTGCGCAAATCTGGGTGCGTCACTGCACGTAAGCCCGCACAAGCCGTCTATCTGATTGCCGCCTCGAAAATCTTTGGCAAAAAAGGTCGGGGTGTCTTTCAAGTGCCAAATTGGCACCCGTAACGATTGTCACCTGCGGGAAGTCGGCGAATTCATCGTCATCATCTTCGTGACCGTTCCCTCTCGTTGAGGATACGGAAGGCCGTTGCCACCCTTAAACGGATGATCGTAACGCCTCGAGTTGCAAAGTTCAGGCTTTTCGTATGGCTGCCCACTTCAGTACTACCAGATATCTCCTCAACAACCTTGTCCCGATCTTGCACATCGACGCCATCAGGGCGAACTACCGGGGCGGTCTTCCGCCAGAATTATTGCACTTGCGAACAAGTAATGTTTGTCAAATGATACGTCGCCAAGGCGCAGCGGCATGCCATTAAGTCCGCCGCCGACGCT
The window above is part of the Rhizobium rhizoryzae genome. Proteins encoded here:
- a CDS encoding alpha/beta fold hydrolase, producing the protein MNRHSLSILALAFASSIIAFAAEAAEVKNIVIVHGALADGSGWRKASDILVRRGFKVTVVQEPITSLADDIAATNRVLDLQDGPTLLVGHSYGGMVISEAGHNPVVTGLVYVAAFEPDKGESLLGLASSKPAGGMNIRETKDGKYLYIDPAAFAKDFAADLPKDEANFMARSQVFAAKEAFSARAGDPAWNTKPSWSIVATEDRSINPELERDMAKRAGSKVTEIKASHAVFASQPEKVADFIERAANTL
- a CDS encoding DUF6656 family protein, which codes for MNSASKLQYGNRFGEDVKKIAFSVASASTEAQVASARYTRWFHGDPGEPEPMATSAKKFRQITGDMAVAEVIAATKENLSILGDDASDLFTSKLPAGHRMRKAIRSSILPHVPYLGTCKFGEIVTGRNQDHFAVTQIFIANFDGDLNTDVAGANFCKPRSRDFDQMFFGLHLIMDRDGNALGFDKRLGDNGVAFKTKDITTALYNVAAASTGLSMEALKARAAAIQKATK
- a CDS encoding helix-turn-helix domain-containing protein; translated protein: MALSVVATEADDPYDWRFRRVKDFGFRSHLLNQMKQQFPDAALRDLNRSFIDDAIIAPYSRALEVKRPALELVRTKLLGVRIGYERLILPQKCDGKPGWCMSLIEGRFFISPMREAKTDLTDDNIIQLLIEGQSTKEIAEFLHLSPRTIEHRIDRLKSRFEAKNLVHLVAKLVATQIERREKGSG
- a CDS encoding alpha/beta hydrolase, whose amino-acid sequence is MRNWRDDLKLNAVSVDQRRVPVPNSISREAQQWLHNAVRNDGLPINALYPMPPAEDHEAWQKLKSAVDSTYAATVSVLESSRDVQLSRKRIGSADVHFAKPIELDRADCVYIDLHGGALVFGGGEASREGARIAASRFSIQCYGVDYRMPPEFPFPAALDDCMCVYKHAVDTYGAERIVIGGRSAGGNLALATVVRAQDEGLDLSRAVVLLSPEIDLTESGDSFQTNKMIDVNLPTSLMPANLLYANGADLAHPYISPLFGRFTNEFPPTFIQSGTRDLLLSNAVRLHRALRQVGAVAELHVFEAMPHGGFGDAPKDEELSREVARFVNAALSQ